Below is a genomic region from Desulfobacter sp..
ATCATCCACCACCCGGGAATTGCAGAAAATTTCACTTGCCGCTGAAACCGAACCTGAAAACAGGGAAAAACTGGTTGAAGATCTCAAACAGCAGGTTCAGTCCAACCAATACGCGGTAAATGCTGAACAGGTAGCGGAAAAAATGATCGGATCCATCATGGATGAACTGGGATAGACTGCAATTTTTTCCCAGTTTATCTCCCCCCTCTCCCTGTATCCCAGCATGCCGCACAAAGCATTGCCCCTTCAACCCATTGATATTTAAGCGACTTTAATATTTTTACCGATAGCCCTAAAAAACTGGCATGGGTTTTGCTTTTTATATCTCCAATACTGAAAGGAGCCCAATATGGCAAATATCAACCAGATTAATGAGATGGCGCAGTCCACGGGAACCCAGACCCAGGCAAAGCCAAAGGCTGGAGAACGTTCTACGGGGTTTGATTCCCTTCTCAGCTCTGCACTTGAAAAAACAGACGCATCTGAAGGGGATACAAAGGCAATGGGATTAGGGGAAATCTCATCACCCGGATTTGAATTGGAGGCCCCTTCATCCATTGTCACAGGAAAGACAGACAAGCTGATCGGCATGCTTGATAATTACGTAAGCCAGCTTGAAAATCCTCAAGTGTCATTGAAACACATTGAGCCTGTACTGGAAGAAATCAATGCCGATGCAACCGCTCTTCTTGAAGAAACCCGATTTTTAGGGGATGAAGACAGCCAGTTAAAGAACATTGCCACCCAAACTGTTGTGGCAGCCAAAACCGAATACCTTAAATTCCAGAGGGGGGATTATCTGTCATAGGCCTGCTTGGCCCGTTGCCAGTGTGCCTCCTTTTGATCCAAGCTCATCTTTTTCAAATCCTGCCGCTCTTTTTTAAGGGCGGCTTCCATGGTTCTGAACCGGCCTTCAAATTTGGATGTTGATCTGTACAGCGCCGTTTCCGGGTGAAATCCGGCAAACCTGGCCACATTGACCAGGGAAAAAAGAATATCACCGAATTCCATCATAGACTCATCTTTGTCCCCTTTTTCAAGGGCAGCCTCAAACTCTGAAATTTCAGATTTTGCCGTTTCCAAAATCTGGTCAATATTTTCCCATTCAAATCCGGCCTTAACCGCTGACTTGGAGACCATCAAGGCCCTGAGAAGTCCTGGCATTCCCTTGGGA
It encodes:
- the flgM gene encoding flagellar biosynthesis anti-sigma factor FlgM, translated to MKITNSNYISQNYTNSLKQEGKESLERPSGQPEHSSGVDKINLSSTTRELQKISLAAETEPENREKLVEDLKQQVQSNQYAVNAEQVAEKMIGSIMDELG